One stretch of Streptomyces sp. NBC_01363 DNA includes these proteins:
- a CDS encoding DUF397 domain-containing protein, which produces MIRKSSAGDASGLEWFKSSFSDSSDGNDCVEVAAAPGTVHVRDSKNAQGPRLAFGPNAWTGFVSYAAEH; this is translated from the coding sequence ATGATCCGCAAGAGCTCTGCAGGGGACGCCTCCGGCTTGGAGTGGTTCAAGAGCAGCTTCAGTGACAGCAGCGACGGCAATGACTGCGTCGAGGTCGCCGCCGCCCCCGGCACGGTTCACGTCCGGGACTCCAAGAACGCCCAGGGCCCACGCCTCGCCTTCGGCCCCAACGCCTGGACCGGCTTCGTCTCCTACGCGGCCGAGCACTGA
- a CDS encoding SMI1/KNR4 family protein, which yields MTQEPQPPNLMLDLDALAAAVGEQPDGQAAWRFIRAFARDWSQSPLSGNDGYAPAELDAAQARLGLPLPAALREAYQLLGRRKDLTDNQDSLLAPQDLYVDEDRGVLVFRVENQSCAYWGIRVTDLDQDDPPVVVRADLVRPTADDWAAWLGRVSVAFVEIALSEALCADDDLMGWVTPADDTGLPEDIAATFQRLPFPEYPISQQPGSRWYAHDEIILRDDRGTALFRARTEAAFDRFDGEDEEGEED from the coding sequence CACTCGCCGCGGCCGTCGGCGAGCAGCCCGACGGACAGGCGGCATGGCGTTTCATCCGCGCCTTCGCCCGCGACTGGAGCCAAAGCCCCCTCTCCGGGAACGACGGCTACGCCCCCGCCGAACTCGACGCGGCACAGGCCCGGCTCGGCCTGCCCCTGCCCGCGGCGCTGCGCGAGGCCTACCAACTGCTCGGGCGGCGCAAGGACCTGACCGACAATCAAGACTCACTGCTCGCCCCGCAGGACCTCTACGTGGACGAGGACCGCGGCGTGCTGGTCTTCCGCGTCGAGAACCAGTCCTGCGCCTACTGGGGCATACGCGTCACGGACCTCGACCAGGACGACCCGCCCGTCGTGGTCCGCGCCGACCTCGTCCGGCCCACCGCCGACGACTGGGCCGCGTGGCTGGGCCGGGTCAGCGTCGCGTTCGTCGAGATCGCCCTTTCCGAGGCTCTGTGCGCCGATGACGACCTGATGGGATGGGTGACCCCCGCCGACGACACCGGCCTGCCCGAGGACATCGCCGCCACCTTCCAGCGCCTGCCGTTCCCGGAATACCCGATCAGCCAGCAGCCGGGCTCACGCTGGTACGCGCACGACGAGATCATCCTCCGCGACGATCGCGGGACCGCGTTGTTCCGCGCCCGCACGGAGGCGGCCTTCGACCGCTTCGACGGGGAGGACGAGGAGGGCGAGGAGGACTGA